The following proteins are encoded in a genomic region of Trypanosoma brucei gambiense DAL972 chromosome 8, complete sequence:
- a CDS encoding chaperone protein DNAj, putative has protein sequence MYVCVLASGSQFPLTFLLLSLTTKELLTMMRRACRLLQCAERGPFDPYRILGLQRTASKDDIKKAYRRLALRFHPDGGPEGNKERFQAVQEAYEALKDGKWSPPASAKSAEGGNGTGAWDAKVGMYVYERPGSTTENYVNGRTQTLLRMCVVWTTAFILVRSFLLWVFPYRRTSPTVDWIDGVLDGKEYGDVGAVSALNMHGGRVPPQSHSVHADGDERIGSFYSYGSSS, from the coding sequence atgtatgtgtgcgtgttagCATCTGGATCCCAATTTCCCCTcacttttctcctcctttctttaacCACAAAGGAACTCTTGACCATGATGCGCCGTGCCTGTAGGCTCTTGCAATGTGCAGAGCGGGGGCCATTTGACCCCTACCGCATTCTCGGCCTTCAACGTACCGCAAGCAAAGATGACATCAAGAAGGCTTACCGTCGCCTCGCGCTTCGCTTTCATCCCGATGGCGGCCCAGAGGGTAACAAAGAACGATTTCAGGCGGTGCAGGAGGCCTACGAGGCGCTGAAGGACGGGAAGTGGAGCCCACCGGCATCTGCCAAAAGCGCGGAAGGGGGGAATGGAACAGGCGCGTGGGATGCGAAGGTGGGGATGTACGTGTACGAGCGGCCAGGCTCCACGACAGAAAACTATGTGAATGGTAGGACACAGACATTGTTGCGCATGTGTGTGGTATGGACAACAGCATTTATATTGGTTCGTTCGTTTCTTCTCTGGGTGTTTCCATATCGTAGAACATCACCAACTGTGGACTGGATTGACGGTGTGCTCGACGGTAAGGAATACGGGGACGTTGGCGCTGTTTCAGCGTTGAACATGCATGGGGGGAGGGTCCCTCCCCAGTCCCACTCCGTCCACGCTGATGGTGATGAGAGAATAGGATCTTTTTATAGTTATGGTTCGTCGTCTTAG
- a CDS encoding metallo-peptidase, Clan ME, Family M16, putative — protein MTREEVRIVTPSVLRVQHFGYIFKNGVKCIVVQDPNARVPAAAMNIRAGQLNDPEVLPGLAHFCEHMLFMGTEKYPSEGEYSDYITKNGGYCNAWTADRGTTYYFTVAQDALQGALERFVEFFIAPSFDASSISREVKAVHSEDEKNHSVDFWRQDELLRSLCDPRHPRSRYGNGNMTTLWDEPLQKQVDIREQLLKFFEAHYVSGAACIAVYSAFPPEWVLSIIEEPLSKMRVGEPSPFRFMQPSDPLLRSTASGGLWLNVRTVRKTRSIAMIWPVKSHSSLWRSSPSGYVSYILGHECDSSVFGILRQQGLAVAMSVGPRRIDDDNELFCVDISLTLDGVRCIPDVIDMVYQGIGQTAHVDTSVYEHMKSEELLSFESCDISGYADHCVELAYSANETDLPNCWVSGNRVLEDDIHATEEYVAQLTPEKCVITFMWGDMPCSTDDDTPREEGPESAIEEEEEDAEESEEEQCASSVFHTLPNFAQIPCNCATRFHKTKFSLCRVPDDLLRRWAASLHKPTQAGLSLPPPNPFLATDFTLYNEGSSDGHSEPAVETFNTMYGVTLMRKNVWHYQTFKSSIHWCALSPCVYATPKNRFYARVMRSILKDALAEVSYFGVLASLENSVELSTGGISLSVTGPQQRIVEFFFSLFEKFFSPNVLRGTAEKYNTYSEVALRHLVGSAAKQPYELVNDAFVKVGKVVMYTFDEILNAASSISYKEYLSFVDDYLRSGIYFECFIAGNIPSASYMRECLLDTMEKKLSCMNVPPAPKESIPRFRDAYAFSRDSSKLGTPVVSVMSYPPFNPENPNVAVLLDIYVGEETAMVRALCDCMNKLLSSSFFNELRTKEALGYIVFSRSLRLQGTAHLQFGVQSAVEGVDGLYLFSRIIAFLAAVEEKLVAVCSETDVQTVVSGLIEARKKLPDSADHDCDDLSGRYLNPLGIQGKEAVVAALEQVSPQMVREFFQTYVANSNPHRKAVLTIVNSSASAATDAFNTDQEEVALPSRRPCEGAQPIDGDDVAAANRGCVLNLPDFTAVPMRIAIKRYGSPQEFQANLPVIRCRTF, from the coding sequence ATGACGCGGGAGGAAGTCCGCATCGTCACCCCTTCAGTTCTTCGCGTCCAGCACTTTGGCTATATTTTCAAAAATGGAGTAAAGTGCATTGTGGTGCAGGACCCCAATGCACGCGTGCCAGCCGCAGCGATGAACATACGCGCCGGTCAGCTCAACGACCCGGAGGTGCTCCCCGGACTGGCGCATTTCTGTGAGCACATGCTGTTCATGGGGACGGAGAAGTACCCAAGTGAAGGTGAATACAGCGACTACATCACAAAGAACGGTGGCTACTGCAACGCTTGGACAGCAGATCGTGGCACAACGTACTACTTTACCGTGGCACAGGATGCACTCCAAGGAGCACTGGAGCGGTTTGTTGAGTTTTTCATCGCCCCAAGTTTCGATGCGAGCTCCATATCCCGTGAGGTGAAGGCGGTTCACAGTGAAGATGAGAAAAACCATAGTGTGGATTTCTGGCGTCAGGACGAGTTACTCCGCTCTCTTTGTGATCCGCGGCACCCAAGAAGCCGCTATGGCAATGGCAATATGACAACACTTTGGGATGAACCACTGCAAAAACAGGTTGACATCCGTGAGCAGCTGCTGAAGTTCTTTGAAGCGCATTACGTTTCGGGAGCTGCATGCATAGCGGTATACAGCGCGTTTCCTCCCGAATGGGTGCTAAGCATTATTGAGGAGCCTCTTTCAAAAATGCGTGTGGGGGAGCCATCACCGTTTCGTTTCATGCAGCCCAGTGACCCGCTTTTGCGCTCGACAGCCTCGGGAGGATTGTGGTTGAATGTTCGAACGGTGAGGAAGACGCGAAGCATTGCCATGATTTGGCCCGTGAAATCACATTCATCTCTGTGGCGGTCGAGTCCCTCGGGCTATGTCTCTTATATCTTGGGTCATGAGTGTGACTCCTCCGTGTTTGGTATCCTGCGGCAGCAGGGGCTCGCAGTTGCAATGAGTGTTGGTCCTCGAAGAATTGATGACGACAATGAGCTCTTTTGCGTTGATATATCACTTACACTTGACGGCGTACGGTGCATTCCGGACGTCATCGACATGGTTTATCAGGGCATTGGACAGACCGCCCACGTAGACACTTCAGTGTATGAGCATATGAAATCAGAGGAGTTGCTTTCATTTGAATCGTGTGATATTAGTGGGTATGCGGATCACTGCGTTGAGTTGGCCTATTCGGCTAACGAGACTGACCTGCCAAACTGTTGGGTTTCTGGAAATAGAGTACTGGAGGATGATATTCATGCAACCGAGGAATACGTCGCCCAACTAACACCCGAGAAATGTGTTATAACGTTCATGTGGGGAGATATGCCTTGCAGTACGGACGACGACACACCACGTGAGGAGGGCCCGGAGTCAGCTatagaggaggaggaggaagatgcCGAGGAATCCGAGGAGGAGCAATGTGCCTCAAGCGTGTTTCACACTCTGCCCAATTTCGCGCAGATACCATGCAACTGCGCAACGCGCTTCCACAAAACAAAGTTTTCCCTTTGTCGAGTCCCTGATGACCTTCTTCGGCGTTGGGCGGCTAGTCTTCACAAACCGACCCAAGCTGGTTTGTCGCTTCCACCCCCCAACCCATTCCTCGCTACGGACTTCACGCTTTATAATGAGGGGAGCTCTGACGGTCATTCTGAGCCGGCGGTTGAAACGTTCAATACTATGTACGGTGTCACACTCATGCGGAAAAATGTATGGCACTACCAAACTTTCAAGTCGTCGATCCATTGGTGCGCGTTGTCACCGTGTGTGTATGCCACGCCAAAGAACCGTTTCTACGCGCGTGTCATGCGGAGCATATTGAAGGATGCCCTCGCTGAAGTCAGTTATTTTGGTGTACTTGCCTCTCTGGAAAACAGTGTTGAATTGAGCACTGGGGGGATTTCACTTAGCGTCACGGGACCTCAGCAGAGAATAgtggagttttttttctcactgttCGAGAAGTTCTTTAGCCCAAATGTCCTCCGTGGCACGGCTGAAAAGTACAATACTTACTCGGAGGTAGCACTGCGACACCTGGTCGGCAGCGCTGCTAAACAGCCGTACGAGCTGGTGAATGACGCGTTCGTGAAGGTGGGGAAGGTGGTTATGTATACCTTTGATGAAATACTCAATGCAGCCTCATCGATCTCCTACAAGGAATACCTATCCTTCGTTGATGACTATCTCAGAAGCGGAATATACTTTGAGTGCTTCATAGCAGGCAACATACCTTCCGCTTCCTACATGCGTGAATGTTTGCTAGATacgatggaaaagaaactatCTTGCATGAACGTGCCCCCTGCCCCTAAGGAGTCTATTCCCCGATTTCGTGATGCGTATGCCTTCAGCCGCGACTCCTCCAAACTTGGCACTCCGGTCGTCAGCGTCATGAGTTATCCCCCTTTCAACCCGGAAAACCCCAACGTGGCAGTGCTGCTTGACATTTATGTTGGTGAGGAAACTGCCATGGTGCGGGCGCTTTGTGACTGCATGAATAAGTTACTCTCATCCAGTTTTTTCAATGAACTTCGAACAAAGGAAGCACTTGGCTACATTGTTTTCTCAAGGTCCCTTCGCTTGCAAGGCACTGCTCACTTGCAATTCGGTGTGCAGAGTGCTGTTGAGGGTGTTGATGGACTGTATCTCTTTTCCCGCATCATCGCATTCTTAGCTGCTGTCGAGGAAAAGCTTGTCGCGGTATGCAGCGAGACTGATGTGCAGACTGTTGTGAGTGGTCTTATCGAAGCGAGGAAGAAACTACCGGATTCAGCCGATCACGACTGCGATGACTTAAGCGGACGCTATCTGAACCCCTTGGGTATTCAGGGGAAGGAGGCAGTAGTAGCTGCACTCGAACAGGTGAGTCCCCAAATGGTAAGGGAGTTCTTTCAGACATATGTTGCGAACTCCAACCCTCACAGAAAGGCAGTGTTGACTATTGTCAACAGTTCTGCATCCGCAGCAACGGATGCGTTTAATACAGACCAGGAGGAGGTGGCGTTGCCGTCACGGCGACCGTGTGAAGGAGCGCAGCCCATCGATGGAGACGATGTAGCTGCCGCCAACCGGGGCTGCGTGTTGAATCTTCCCGATTTCACAGCGGTACCGATGCGCATCGCCATTAAGAGGTACGGTTCGCCCCAAGAGTTTCAGGCAAACCTCCCTGTCATTCGTTGCAGGACCTTCTAG
- a CDS encoding adaptor complex AP-4 medium subunit, putative, translating to MPISQVFILSPRGERIVFKDYKRDAPSNTDETFFRTYKFWDGTHRRLIRHSAPEGDCPPFFTEKGVHFCFVKRNELLFVCTSLTNTSPSLTLDMLLRILEVIRDYLGSISEKAVRQNFTLVYELLDEVLDLGIPQELSTKRLRPYIFNDIVPVMRDNFISMDYLVDSLGIGDILEQTRCSDATETSVMKASAEQRNEIYVDLIERLHAVFDAAGQVVVVGVDGSIVMKSFLVGTPVLNLFLSGGFGVRGYELSSSLLDYVNFHDEADYNKFESERLLSIHPPEGEFTLMSYHCSISATTMPLHLAHSLVELSEHQLELELRVRAAIPAGRYAINVTVTVPTPPFCTAAAAELKADVSGQAFEHRKEECCAVWSIEKLLGTAEEVCSIRLSTGTAVKPGVHRKLGPISVEFEVPQYSLTGLSVKALDITERSDAYNPSRWIRNIVLADSYVFRTH from the coding sequence ATGCCCATTTCGCAAGTGTTCATCCTTTCTCCTCGTGGTGAGAGAATTGTCTTTAAGGACTACAAACGAGATGCCCCTTCCAACACCGATGAGACTTTCTTTCGCACTTACAAATTCTGGGATGGAACCCACAGGAGGCTCATTCGGCACTCAGCGCCTGAGGGCGACTGCCCTCCATTCTTCACGGAAAAGGGTGTACACTTTTGCTTCGTCAAGCGTAACgaacttctttttgtttgcacatCGCTGACAAACACGTCGCCGAGTCTGACGCTGGACATGCTCCTTCGCATTTTGGAGGTCATCAGGGACTACTTGGGTTCCATCTCAGAAAAAGCAGTGCGACAAAACTTCACGTTAGTGTACGAGTTGTTGGATGAAGTGCTTGACCTCGGCATACCTCAGGAACTGAGCACGAAACGGCTGCGGCCGTATATTTTTAACGACATCGTTCCTGTAATGCGGGATAACTTCATATCCATGGATTACCTTGTCGATAGCTTAGGCATCGGGGATATTTTGGAACAGACACGGTGCAGTGATGCAACAGAAACGTCCGTTATGAAGGCATCTGCGGAGCAGAGAAACGAGATTTATGTGGATTTAATTGAGCGCCTTCATGCCGTATTTGACGCTGCTGgacaggtggtggtggtaggTGTTGATGGCTCAATCGTCATGAAAAGTTTTCTTGTGGGTACCCCAGTTCTTAACCTGTTCTTGAGCGGTGGATTTGGCGTTAGGGGGTATGagctttcttcttccttactTGATTACGTCAACTTCCACGACGAGGCTGACTACAACAAATTCGAGTCTGAGCGACTGCTCTCAATCCACCCACCGGAGGGAGAGTTCACGCTCATGAGTTATCACTGTAGTATTTCAGCGACCACGATGCCGCTCCATCTCGCACATTCGCTGGTCGAGTTGTCAGAGCATCAGTTAGAACTGGAATTGCGCGTGCGGGCGGCTATTCCCGCCGGCCGTTACGCCATAAACGTCACCGTCACTGTTCCTACACCACCGTTCTGTACCGCTGCGGCAGCGGAGCTTAAGGCGGACGTCTCAGGACAAGCATTTGAgcacaggaaagaagagtgttgtgccGTGTGGAGCATTGAGAAGCTCTTGGGGACGGCCGAAGAGGTCTGCAGCATTCGTCTCAGTACGGGTACAGCGGTGAAACCGGGTGTTCACCGCAAATTAGGCCCCATCTCGGTGGAGTTTGAGGTCCCGCAGTACAGTCTGACAGGTCTCAGCGTCAAGGCACTGGATATCACAGAGCGTAGCGATGCTTACAACCCGTCACGTTGGATTAGAAACATTGTGTTAGCTGATTCCTACGTATTCCGAACACATTGA